A section of the Cryobacterium soli genome encodes:
- a CDS encoding ABC transporter permease — protein MKTSPFRAVFKRPSTAMEKYLLAIIIGYIVIVALKNPLFFSVETLFDMLRSGSGVMILAIGVLIVLVSGGIDVSFTAIAVVSGYTSVKLMLALGIDNILFAFVVSIVVGCLLGAINALIIHRFNLPTLIVTLGTASAYHGLMATVLGTKSFPTAAMPQSLVNFGSTDLIVIDSDTGRYGLTVFLPIVIAVLVLTWFILYRTMLGRQVFAVGSNEESASRLGINIFRTKLFVYSYSGALSGLMGIIYFSELKYVNPVSLVGTELMIIAAVVIGGAKLTGGEGTILGTILGIVVVQLFQSTLVFLGLGSSWNDLFFGAVLLISLGVMYYRQRIQDRKNLVFATA, from the coding sequence ATGAAGACATCCCCGTTCCGCGCCGTCTTCAAGCGGCCCTCCACCGCGATGGAGAAGTACCTGCTGGCCATCATCATCGGCTACATCGTGATCGTGGCCCTGAAGAACCCGCTGTTCTTCAGCGTCGAGACCCTGTTCGACATGCTGCGTAGCGGCTCCGGCGTGATGATCCTCGCCATCGGCGTGCTTATCGTGCTCGTGTCCGGAGGCATCGACGTTTCGTTCACGGCCATCGCCGTGGTCTCCGGCTACACGTCGGTGAAGCTGATGCTGGCGCTCGGCATCGACAACATCCTCTTCGCCTTCGTGGTGTCGATCGTGGTCGGCTGCCTGCTCGGAGCAATTAACGCCCTGATCATCCACCGGTTCAATCTGCCCACCCTGATCGTCACCCTCGGCACCGCCAGCGCCTACCACGGCCTGATGGCCACGGTGCTGGGCACCAAGTCGTTCCCCACCGCGGCAATGCCGCAGTCGCTGGTGAACTTCGGCTCCACTGACCTGATCGTGATCGACTCCGACACCGGCCGCTACGGTCTCACCGTGTTCTTGCCGATCGTGATCGCGGTGCTCGTGCTCACCTGGTTCATCCTCTACCGCACCATGCTCGGCCGGCAGGTCTTTGCCGTGGGGAGCAACGAGGAGTCGGCCTCCCGACTCGGTATCAACATCTTCCGCACCAAGCTCTTCGTCTATTCCTACTCCGGCGCACTCTCGGGCCTGATGGGCATCATCTACTTCAGCGAGCTCAAATACGTCAACCCGGTCTCCCTGGTGGGCACCGAGCTGATGATCATCGCCGCGGTCGTTATCGGCGGGGCCAAGCTCACCGGAGGTGAGGGCACAATCCTCGGCACAATCCTGGGCATCGTCGTGGTGCAACTGTTCCAGTCAACCCTGGTCTTCCTCGGCCTCGGCTCCTCCTGGAACGACCTGTTCTTCGGCGCCGTGCTGCTGATCAGCCTGGGCGTCATGTACTACCGCCAACGCATCCAGGACCGCAAGAACCTCGTCTTCGCGACGGCCTAA
- a CDS encoding ABC transporter permease, with translation MNSIARLVARDKNLSVLLVMTAVTLVALITLLGGRFLSAGNLQSMSSQVSEFGFLALAMGLAMLTAGIDLSIVSAAVLSGIVGATVMSGQLVPVTASNSNTLMLVGILAALVTGMLCGLLNGLLIAKISIPPILATLGTMILFTGIGMVITNGQSVPIAISSYSALGAATVANIPIIFILMVAAFLVVGFMLRRTRFGRRIYLFGENDVALRFSGVRNDRVIILTYVTIGLLVGLAAVIMVSRVNSARVGFGESYLLQAILVVVLAGFNPYGGRGRVVSVALGLILLQSLQSAFTILQFNPYVKNLIWGSMLLLVMVVNYYVARWNPRGAAKTKGPGSTPVIPAKSAPLAAAETHRATDGVTLGGRAL, from the coding sequence ATGAACTCCATTGCGCGTCTCGTCGCCCGAGACAAGAACCTCTCCGTGCTGCTCGTGATGACCGCCGTCACCCTCGTCGCGCTCATCACCCTGCTCGGCGGCCGGTTCCTCTCCGCCGGCAACCTGCAGTCGATGTCCTCTCAGGTGAGCGAATTCGGCTTCCTCGCCCTCGCCATGGGCCTGGCCATGCTCACCGCCGGCATTGACCTGTCGATCGTCTCTGCGGCGGTGCTCTCCGGCATCGTGGGGGCCACCGTGATGAGCGGCCAGCTTGTGCCGGTCACCGCTTCGAACTCGAACACCCTGATGCTCGTAGGCATCCTGGCGGCCCTAGTGACCGGCATGCTCTGCGGCCTGCTCAACGGGCTGCTGATCGCCAAGATCTCGATCCCGCCGATCCTCGCCACCCTCGGCACGATGATCTTGTTCACCGGCATCGGCATGGTCATCACCAACGGGCAGAGCGTGCCCATCGCCATCAGCAGCTACTCCGCGCTCGGCGCCGCCACGGTGGCGAACATTCCGATCATCTTCATCCTCATGGTCGCCGCGTTCCTCGTCGTGGGCTTCATGCTGCGCCGCACCCGCTTCGGCCGCCGCATCTACCTCTTCGGCGAGAACGATGTGGCGCTGCGCTTCTCCGGGGTGCGCAACGACCGGGTGATCATCCTCACCTACGTCACCATCGGCCTACTGGTGGGCCTGGCCGCCGTGATCATGGTCTCCAGGGTGAACTCCGCCCGGGTGGGCTTCGGCGAGAGCTACCTGCTGCAGGCGATCCTCGTGGTGGTGCTCGCTGGCTTCAACCCCTACGGTGGCCGCGGCCGGGTGGTCAGCGTGGCCCTCGGCCTGATCCTGCTGCAGTCCTTGCAGAGTGCCTTCACCATCCTGCAGTTCAACCCCTACGTGAAGAACCTCATCTGGGGCTCCATGCTGCTGCTGGTCATGGTGGTCAACTACTACGTGGCCCGCTGGAACCCCCGCGGCGCCGCGAAGACCAAGGGACCCGGCTCCACCCCGGTGATTCCCGCGAAGTCGGCGCCGCTGGCCGCCGCCGAGACGCACCGGGCGACGGACGGCGTGACCCTGGGCGGGCGGGCGCTGTGA
- a CDS encoding 6-phospho-3-hexuloisomerase, whose product MSTVTSSFHGADFHSQAATIVAELAGTVARIDSGEIERTIEALLAADTVFVIGVGREGLAARGFAMRLAHLGLTVHWAWDDTTPAVTAEDLLVMVNGPGTIGHLDYVFDRVREVGATTLVVSAIASARTPALADVALIVPATVYRGEGDLVSSIQPMGSLFEQATQLVFDTLVLQLAERLGLAFADLAPRHRNFE is encoded by the coding sequence GTGAGTACCGTGACGAGCAGCTTCCACGGCGCTGATTTCCACAGCCAAGCCGCCACCATCGTGGCGGAGCTCGCAGGTACGGTGGCGCGGATCGACAGTGGCGAGATAGAGCGCACGATCGAGGCGCTCCTGGCCGCGGACACCGTCTTCGTAATCGGGGTGGGCCGCGAAGGCCTGGCCGCCCGCGGATTCGCGATGCGACTGGCGCACCTCGGTCTCACCGTGCACTGGGCCTGGGATGACACCACTCCCGCCGTCACCGCGGAAGACCTGCTCGTGATGGTGAACGGTCCCGGTACCATCGGCCACCTCGACTACGTCTTCGACCGGGTGCGAGAAGTGGGTGCCACGACCCTCGTGGTGTCCGCCATCGCTAGCGCCCGCACCCCGGCCCTGGCCGACGTTGCCCTGATCGTGCCCGCCACCGTCTACCGTGGCGAGGGCGACCTGGTGTCGTCGATCCAGCCGATGGGCAGCCTGTTCGAGCAGGCAACCCAGCTGGTCTTCGACACCCTGGTGCTGCAACTGGCCGAACGCCTCGGCCTGGCTTTCGCCGACCTCGCCCCGCGACACCGCAACTTCGAATAA
- a CDS encoding dihydroxyacetone kinase family protein: MTRIHNDPADFAEEALAGFALLHGRYVRPVPGGVVRRHPGPRGKTVVIFGGGSGHYPAFAGLVGPGFGDGSVVGNIFTSPSAQYAYSVGRQANRGGGVIFSFGNYAGDVMNFGIACEQLAAEGIDARNVIVTDDLLSASVEESHKRRGIAGDFVVFKVLAAAAETGADIDEVERLGRLANDRTRTAGIAFDGCTFPGAIDPLFTVERGQMAVGLGIHGEPGLETVPLQSAAEIGDLLVRTVLAEAPADSDGRVGVILNGLGSTKYEELFLLWGEIAPRLTAAGLSLVDPEVGELVTSLDMAGVSLSLVWLNDALEPLWTAPADTPAYRKGSALAVGTDDDDNGVVADAVAEAVEPGSPVSGQAATEVVALVRAAFATVREHEDTLAQMDAIAGDGDHGRGMVRGLDAALTAATATAAQGAGAGTTLARAGDAWAEHAGGTSGVLWGSALRAAGQVLGDESAIDAAGILAAAAAYAGTLTRLGKATVGDKTMVDAVTPFVDELRRAIEAGATAADALTSAAEAATEAAAATADLLPKLGRARPHAAKSLGTADPGATSFALIVTTLANAHVPVRKAHLS; this comes from the coding sequence ATGACCCGCATCCACAACGACCCTGCCGACTTCGCCGAAGAGGCGCTCGCCGGGTTCGCGCTGCTGCACGGCCGCTACGTGCGCCCGGTACCTGGCGGGGTCGTGCGTCGCCACCCCGGCCCCCGGGGGAAGACCGTGGTGATCTTCGGCGGCGGTAGCGGCCACTACCCGGCCTTCGCCGGCCTGGTCGGCCCCGGCTTCGGCGACGGCTCGGTGGTGGGCAACATCTTCACCTCGCCCTCGGCGCAGTACGCCTACTCGGTGGGCCGGCAGGCCAACCGCGGCGGCGGTGTGATCTTCAGCTTCGGCAACTACGCCGGTGATGTGATGAACTTCGGCATCGCCTGCGAACAGCTTGCCGCCGAGGGCATCGACGCCCGCAACGTGATCGTCACCGACGATCTGCTCAGCGCCTCGGTGGAGGAGAGCCACAAACGCCGCGGCATCGCCGGTGACTTCGTGGTCTTCAAGGTGCTCGCCGCGGCCGCCGAGACCGGCGCCGACATCGACGAGGTGGAGCGGCTCGGCCGGCTGGCCAACGACCGCACCCGCACCGCCGGCATCGCCTTTGACGGCTGCACCTTCCCTGGAGCGATCGACCCGCTCTTCACGGTGGAGCGCGGCCAGATGGCGGTGGGCCTGGGTATCCACGGCGAACCCGGCCTGGAGACCGTGCCGCTGCAGTCCGCCGCGGAGATCGGCGACCTGCTCGTGCGCACCGTGCTGGCGGAGGCTCCCGCCGACAGCGACGGCCGGGTCGGCGTGATCCTCAACGGCCTCGGCTCCACCAAGTACGAAGAGCTCTTCCTGCTCTGGGGCGAGATCGCCCCGCGCCTGACCGCTGCCGGGTTGAGTCTTGTGGACCCGGAGGTGGGCGAGCTCGTCACCAGCCTCGACATGGCGGGCGTCTCGCTCAGCCTGGTCTGGCTCAACGACGCACTCGAACCGCTCTGGACCGCCCCTGCCGACACCCCGGCCTACCGTAAGGGCTCCGCGCTCGCCGTGGGGACCGATGACGATGATAACGGCGTCGTGGCGGATGCTGTCGCCGAGGCGGTCGAACCCGGCAGCCCGGTCTCCGGGCAGGCCGCCACTGAGGTGGTGGCGCTCGTGAGGGCGGCGTTCGCCACCGTGCGGGAACACGAAGACACCCTCGCGCAGATGGACGCCATCGCCGGCGACGGCGACCACGGGCGCGGCATGGTGCGCGGCCTCGACGCCGCACTCACCGCCGCTACCGCAACGGCCGCCCAGGGCGCCGGGGCGGGCACCACTCTCGCCCGGGCGGGCGACGCCTGGGCCGAACATGCCGGCGGCACCTCCGGAGTGCTCTGGGGTTCGGCGCTGCGCGCGGCTGGCCAGGTGCTCGGCGACGAGAGCGCCATCGACGCCGCGGGCATCCTCGCTGCCGCCGCCGCGTATGCCGGTACCCTCACCAGGCTGGGCAAGGCCACAGTCGGCGACAAGACAATGGTCGACGCCGTCACCCCGTTCGTGGACGAGCTGCGCCGCGCGATCGAGGCCGGAGCGACGGCAGCAGATGCACTGACCTCGGCGGCCGAAGCGGCCACAGAAGCCGCCGCTGCGACCGCCGACCTGCTCCCCAAGCTTGGCCGGGCCCGACCGCACGCCGCCAAGAGCCTGGGCACCGCCGACCCCGGCGCCACCTCCTTCGCCCTCATCGTCACCACCCTGGCCAACGCTCACGTTCCCGTACGAAAGGCGCACCTCTCATGA
- a CDS encoding ribose-5-phosphate isomerase: MTLQPLTIIIGADDAGYVYKEVLKADLEASPLVAAVIDIGVDASSHTPYPSVAIEAATLVAAGTADRALLVCGTGLGMAIAANKVPGIRAVTAHDGYSVERGVLSNNAQVLAFGQRVIGLEVARRLTREWLHYRFDTSSASAEKVRLISDFDEAATPV, from the coding sequence ATGACTCTTCAGCCCCTCACCATCATCATCGGCGCCGACGATGCCGGCTACGTCTACAAAGAGGTGCTCAAGGCCGACCTCGAGGCCAGCCCGCTCGTAGCCGCCGTGATCGACATCGGTGTGGATGCCTCCAGCCACACTCCGTACCCCAGCGTGGCCATCGAGGCGGCCACGCTGGTGGCCGCCGGCACTGCCGACCGGGCGCTGCTCGTCTGCGGTACCGGGTTGGGCATGGCCATCGCGGCCAACAAGGTTCCCGGTATCCGCGCCGTCACCGCCCACGACGGCTATTCGGTGGAGCGTGGGGTGCTCAGCAACAACGCCCAGGTGCTTGCCTTCGGCCAGCGCGTGATCGGACTCGAGGTCGCTCGCCGGCTCACCCGGGAGTGGCTGCACTACCGATTCGACACGTCGTCGGCGTCGGCCGAAAAGGTGCGTTTGATCAGCGACTTCGACGAGGCGGCGACGCCCGTCTGA
- a CDS encoding PadR family transcriptional regulator produces MAVSDQTQMAVLGGLSLAPMTGYALREQIRDTLGQFWSESFGQIYPALALLERDGLIERRETVRSGSSIFAVTPGGVQRLRELLAGPPAPEKPRNGLLLRLFFGRQLGADACRQLVLDAQSRAEADLAGLGAVRSEVEADDSADAPYILLTVMAGEHAARATLAWAHDALDVLERQAAATQRSQ; encoded by the coding sequence ATGGCGGTGTCAGACCAGACCCAGATGGCCGTGCTCGGTGGGCTCAGCCTTGCTCCGATGACCGGGTATGCCCTGCGGGAACAGATCCGCGACACACTCGGGCAGTTCTGGTCCGAGAGCTTCGGCCAGATCTACCCCGCACTGGCACTCCTGGAACGCGACGGCCTGATCGAGCGCCGGGAGACGGTCCGCTCCGGTTCGTCGATCTTCGCCGTGACACCGGGCGGAGTGCAGCGGCTGCGTGAGCTGCTGGCCGGACCTCCTGCGCCGGAAAAACCCCGCAATGGCCTGCTGCTCCGGCTGTTCTTCGGGCGTCAGCTGGGCGCGGACGCGTGCCGGCAACTCGTGCTGGACGCCCAGAGCCGTGCCGAGGCCGACCTGGCCGGGCTGGGCGCCGTCCGCTCCGAGGTCGAGGCCGACGACAGTGCGGATGCCCCCTACATCCTGCTCACGGTCATGGCCGGCGAGCACGCCGCCCGGGCCACCCTCGCCTGGGCCCACGACGCGTTGGACGTTCTCGAGCGCCAGGCCGCAGCCACCCAGAGGTCGCAATGA
- a CDS encoding MarR family winged helix-turn-helix transcriptional regulator, translated as MHNPDRASHTLTGFPAAASAFVSALEANRRRIAEDAGLTGTELRALFRVAQAVSITPKDLAAHLGLTTGAVTAIARRLVDAGFVTRTDHPGDRRSLYLELTPEGHAVMGQIHHDFAEMLSASTSSLSADQLADFTAALTSVAAEVRTRSAQP; from the coding sequence ATGCACAATCCCGATCGGGCGTCGCACACGCTCACCGGCTTTCCGGCCGCCGCCTCCGCGTTCGTCAGCGCCCTCGAGGCCAACCGGCGCCGGATCGCCGAGGACGCAGGCCTGACCGGAACCGAGCTTCGCGCGCTGTTCCGAGTGGCCCAGGCCGTGAGCATCACGCCCAAGGACCTGGCCGCCCACCTGGGCCTCACGACCGGCGCCGTCACCGCGATCGCCCGGCGTCTCGTCGACGCCGGCTTCGTCACCCGCACCGACCACCCCGGCGATCGACGCAGTCTCTACCTGGAGCTCACGCCGGAGGGCCATGCTGTGATGGGCCAGATCCACCACGACTTCGCAGAGATGCTCTCCGCCTCCACGTCGAGCCTGAGCGCCGACCAGCTGGCGGACTTCACCGCCGCCCTCACCTCGGTCGCCGCCGAGGTGCGCACCCGCTCAGCGCAGCCCTAA
- a CDS encoding bacteriorhodopsin-like produces MIPDILSPGQYDTVYNFLSLVIAAQLFTAVFLLISLPRILPRYRAAITVAIVVCGIAAYHYFRIFDSFKAAFVTDAAGGQGDYAQAAGVGFNEGYRYVDWLLTVPLLLVELIAVLALARSVQNRLLRGLVPAAALMIILGYPGEISSDNGVRGLFGLLSTIPFLYILYVLFVQLSKSLDRQPKSVRATLGRLRYLLLLSWGVYPIAYLLPLLNIAGSDAWVYKQVGYSVADILAKAVYGLIIFQVARMKSFDDDPTFAAIELSRDEEPARS; encoded by the coding sequence ATGATTCCCGACATCCTGTCGCCCGGGCAATACGACACCGTCTACAACTTCCTGTCCCTGGTGATCGCCGCGCAGCTGTTCACCGCGGTTTTCCTGCTCATCTCGCTGCCGCGCATCCTGCCGCGCTACCGCGCTGCGATCACCGTGGCCATCGTGGTCTGCGGCATCGCCGCGTATCACTACTTCCGCATCTTCGACTCGTTCAAGGCGGCCTTCGTCACGGATGCGGCCGGCGGGCAGGGCGACTACGCGCAGGCAGCCGGCGTGGGGTTCAACGAGGGCTACCGGTATGTGGACTGGCTTCTCACCGTGCCGCTGTTGCTCGTGGAGCTGATCGCGGTGCTGGCGCTCGCGCGTTCGGTGCAGAACCGGCTGCTGCGCGGGCTGGTTCCGGCGGCCGCGCTCATGATCATCCTCGGTTACCCGGGCGAGATCAGCTCGGATAACGGGGTGCGCGGGCTGTTCGGCCTGTTGTCCACCATCCCGTTCCTCTACATCCTCTACGTACTGTTCGTGCAGCTGAGCAAGTCGCTCGACCGGCAGCCGAAGAGCGTGCGTGCCACCCTGGGACGGCTGCGTTACCTGCTGTTGCTCAGCTGGGGCGTGTACCCGATCGCCTATCTGCTGCCGCTGCTCAACATCGCCGGGTCCGACGCCTGGGTCTACAAGCAGGTGGGCTACTCCGTGGCCGATATCCTCGCCAAGGCCGTCTACGGACTGATCATCTTCCAGGTGGCCCGCATGAAGTCCTTCGACGACGACCCCACCTTTGCCGCCATCGAGCTGTCCCGCGACGAAGAGCCGGCACGTAGCTAG
- a CDS encoding endonuclease/exonuclease/phosphatase family protein, whose product MADAALIGRVNAPDLHVMTFNIRRRLPTLRPGSPDRWDTRKALVGRLLAAEQPSLIGVQEALPDQVEFLSDALGAGYDWVGRGRHPDGHDEHNPIFYDATRLRLTDWRQHALSDTPHEHGSRSWGNLTRRVAVAASFTDAVTGASVLAVNTHFDHLSRRSRLRSAGFILTLVRDAYRRDPATTVAVTGDLNTSVNSEVYRRLTAPGRLRDSWAAASDRVTPEWGTFSHYRRPQPGGTRIDFVLVGPGVDVLSAGINAVRFDGRAASDHEPVQAVLRAAGTPDRPHPVRPHID is encoded by the coding sequence ATGGCGGATGCAGCGCTGATCGGCAGGGTGAACGCACCCGATCTGCACGTGATGACCTTCAACATCCGACGCCGGTTGCCCACCCTGCGACCGGGCAGCCCCGACCGTTGGGACACCCGCAAGGCGCTCGTGGGGCGCCTGCTCGCGGCCGAGCAGCCCAGCCTGATCGGCGTGCAGGAGGCGCTGCCCGACCAGGTCGAGTTCCTCTCCGACGCCCTCGGGGCCGGCTATGACTGGGTCGGCCGCGGCCGGCACCCCGACGGACACGACGAGCACAACCCGATCTTCTACGACGCCACGCGGCTGCGGCTCACCGACTGGCGGCAGCACGCCCTCTCGGACACGCCGCACGAGCACGGCTCTCGATCCTGGGGCAACCTCACCCGACGGGTCGCGGTGGCTGCCTCGTTCACCGACGCCGTCACCGGGGCCTCCGTGCTGGCGGTCAACACGCACTTCGACCACCTCTCCCGCCGCTCCCGGCTGCGCTCGGCCGGGTTCATCCTCACCCTGGTGCGCGACGCGTACCGCCGCGACCCCGCCACCACGGTGGCGGTGACCGGCGACCTCAACACCTCGGTGAACTCGGAGGTCTACCGGCGGCTCACCGCGCCGGGCCGGCTCCGGGACAGCTGGGCTGCGGCATCCGATCGCGTGACGCCGGAGTGGGGCACCTTCTCGCACTACCGGCGGCCGCAGCCGGGCGGCACCCGCATCGACTTCGTGCTGGTGGGTCCCGGCGTCGACGTGCTGAGCGCGGGCATCAACGCCGTTCGGTTCGACGGCCGAGCGGCGTCCGACCACGAGCCCGTTCAGGCCGTGCTGCGAGCCGCGGGCACCCCGGATCGGCCCCACCCCGTTCGGCCCCACATCGACTAA
- a CDS encoding LysR family transcriptional regulator: MTLNPWRLRLLDVFARVGTVRAVAAEVLLSPSTVSQQLSALESEAGVPLFDRVGRTLTLTAPGLLLVERARELRDHMDAIEAELAEISTHPAGHVRVGGFASSMAPILIRAAVELARTHPRLTLELLEIEPKAATTALDQGRCDLIVTVDEADGTLLSPTITTVPLATDPLMVVAATGHPITERDHVALADLAHERWALDDPGTYLGELVPRHCRLAGFEPVVAGRFTSYGVLLSHVAAGLSVAVLPELAIEPRTGIVARPVIGLADRQIVAAVRTGSARRPAITTVIESLRHAARPGV, translated from the coding sequence ATGACCCTGAACCCGTGGCGCCTGCGGTTGCTCGACGTCTTTGCGCGGGTCGGCACGGTGCGAGCCGTGGCGGCCGAAGTACTGCTGAGCCCGTCGACGGTGTCGCAACAGCTCTCCGCGCTGGAGAGCGAGGCCGGGGTGCCCCTGTTCGACCGGGTGGGCCGCACCCTCACGCTCACGGCCCCCGGGCTGCTCCTGGTGGAGCGGGCGCGCGAGTTGCGCGACCACATGGACGCCATCGAGGCGGAACTCGCGGAGATCAGCACCCACCCCGCCGGGCACGTACGGGTGGGCGGTTTCGCGAGTTCGATGGCACCGATCCTGATCCGAGCGGCGGTGGAGCTGGCCCGTACGCATCCGCGGCTCACCCTGGAGCTTCTCGAAATCGAACCCAAAGCGGCCACGACCGCCCTCGATCAGGGTCGCTGCGACCTCATCGTCACCGTGGACGAGGCCGACGGCACCCTGCTGAGCCCCACCATCACGACGGTCCCGCTGGCCACCGACCCGCTCATGGTCGTCGCCGCCACCGGCCACCCGATCACCGAGCGTGACCACGTGGCGCTGGCCGACCTCGCCCACGAGCGCTGGGCACTGGACGACCCGGGCACCTACCTGGGCGAACTCGTGCCCCGGCACTGCCGGCTGGCCGGGTTCGAGCCCGTCGTCGCCGGCCGCTTCACCAGCTACGGAGTGCTGCTCTCGCACGTGGCCGCCGGGCTGTCGGTGGCGGTGCTGCCCGAGCTCGCGATCGAACCACGCACCGGCATCGTGGCCCGCCCGGTGATCGGCCTGGCCGACCGGCAGATCGTGGCGGCCGTACGCACCGGCAGCGCCCGCCGGCCGGCCATCACAACCGTCATCGAGTCGCTCAGGCACGCCGCTCGCCCCGGGGTCTGA
- a CDS encoding aspartate aminotransferase family protein, which translates to MTTTSPSPAVPSAAPTDTAFWADVDSHVVRYGSPFVPEIITRAEGSFVYTESGRRILDFTSGQMSAILGHSHPDIVATVQRQVATLDHLYSGMLSRPVVDLSRRLAESVPQPLTKTLLLTTGAESNEAAIRMAKLVTGKYEIVSFARSWHGMTLGAAGATYSSGRKGYGPAAPGNIAIPVPDSYRPDMVDAEGRLDWRRQLDAAFALVDAQSTGSLAACIVEPILSSGGIIEPPLGYLAALKVKCEERGMLLILDEAQTGLCRTGTWYAFERDGVVPDILTLSKTLGAGLPLAALVTTAEIEQAAFERGFLFFTTHVSDPLVAAVGNTVLDVLQRDRLDERAGRLGERLRVGLLDIQNRHAVVGDVRGRGLLQGVELVLDRETKQGSDVLGAAITRRCLELGLHMNIVQLPGIGGTFRIAPSLTSTEAEIALGLEILDQAIGEHSPAA; encoded by the coding sequence ATGACCACCACATCACCATCTCCCGCGGTGCCGTCCGCAGCACCGACCGACACCGCGTTCTGGGCGGATGTCGACAGCCACGTCGTGCGGTACGGCAGCCCGTTCGTGCCCGAAATCATCACGCGCGCCGAGGGCAGCTTCGTCTACACCGAGTCCGGGCGCCGCATCCTGGACTTCACCTCGGGCCAGATGAGCGCCATCCTCGGGCACTCGCACCCCGACATCGTGGCGACGGTGCAACGCCAGGTCGCCACCCTCGACCACCTCTACAGCGGCATGCTCTCGCGTCCCGTGGTGGATCTATCGCGTCGGCTGGCCGAGTCTGTGCCGCAACCGCTCACCAAGACCCTGTTGCTCACTACCGGCGCCGAGTCCAACGAGGCGGCCATCCGCATGGCCAAGCTCGTGACCGGCAAATACGAGATCGTCTCGTTTGCGCGGTCCTGGCACGGCATGACCTTGGGGGCCGCCGGTGCCACCTACAGCTCGGGCCGCAAGGGGTACGGGCCGGCAGCGCCCGGCAACATCGCCATCCCGGTTCCGGATTCCTACCGGCCCGACATGGTGGATGCCGAGGGTCGGCTCGACTGGCGCCGCCAGCTCGACGCCGCCTTCGCGCTCGTCGACGCGCAGTCCACCGGCAGCCTGGCCGCGTGCATCGTGGAGCCGATCCTGAGTTCCGGCGGCATCATCGAGCCGCCGCTGGGCTACCTGGCCGCGCTCAAGGTCAAATGCGAGGAACGCGGTATGTTGCTCATCCTCGACGAGGCCCAGACCGGGCTGTGCCGCACGGGCACCTGGTACGCGTTCGAGCGCGACGGTGTCGTGCCCGACATCCTCACCCTGTCGAAGACGCTCGGGGCCGGGCTGCCGCTGGCGGCGCTGGTCACCACCGCCGAGATCGAGCAGGCCGCGTTCGAGCGCGGCTTCCTCTTCTTCACCACGCACGTGTCCGACCCACTCGTCGCCGCCGTGGGCAACACCGTGCTCGACGTGTTGCAGCGTGACCGGCTGGATGAGCGGGCTGGGCGGCTCGGTGAGCGGTTGCGGGTCGGGCTGCTCGACATCCAGAACCGGCACGCGGTGGTGGGGGATGTGCGTGGCCGCGGCCTGCTGCAGGGGGTGGAACTCGTGCTCGACCGGGAGACCAAGCAGGGCTCCGACGTCCTCGGGGCCGCGATCACCCGGCGCTGCCTCGAGCTGGGCCTGCACATGAACATCGTGCAGTTGCCCGGCATCGGCGGCACCTTCCGGATCGCACCGTCGCTCACCAGCACCGAGGCCGAGATCGCGCTGGGCCTTGAGATCCTCGACCAGGCAATCGGGGAGCACTCGCCCGCCGCCTGA